The Mycolicibacterium insubricum DNA segment GCGGCGTCTCGCGACGACGGGCGGCCAACCGCCAGGGCTTGTCGACCCACTCGGCCTCGACGGGACGGGGCTGGGCGGCTCCGGTCCGCACCGCCCAGGCCGCCAGGATGCCGGCGACGGCCAGGGCGTTGACGATGCGGCCGTCGAACACCATGGCCACCGCCTCGGCCAGCGGGAAGCGCGACACCACCAGGTCGGCCTCCTCGTCGTGACCGGGCGGGCGACCGATCTCGGTCAGTCCGGTGGCCAGGAAGATCCGCACACTTTCGTCGGTGAAGCCGGGGGTGGAGTCGGCGTCGACGAGCACCTGCCAGGTGGCTGCGCGCAGCCCGGCTTCCTCCTCCAGTTCCCGCGCGGCGGTCAGCTCGGGTGCCTCGCCGTCGAGGTCGAGCAGGCCGGCCGGCAGTTCCCACAGCCGCCGGCCGAAGGCGTGCCGGTACTGGTAGACCAGGACGATCTGATCGTCGTCGTCCAGGGCGACGATCGCGACCGCGCCGTAGTGTTCCAGGATCTCCCGGCGCGCCACCGCCCCGCCGGGCATCAACACCTGGTCGGCGCGCAGCGCAAAGATCTTCCCGACGAAAAGTGTTTCGCTGGAGAGGGTTTCGAAATCGTGCTCAGCCACGGGGGTCGGGCTCGAGAATGACGGCGTCCAGCTCGGCGCCGGCCAGCCGGTGGGTACCGAGCTCGAGATTCTCCAGCGGCAGCCGCTCGGCCGCCTTGTAGTCGATGGCCGCCGCGATGAATGCCGCGAACAGCGGGTGCGGCCGGGTGGGCCGGCTCTTGAGCTCCGGGTGCGCCTGGGTGCCGACCAGGAACGGATGCTTGTCGGCCGGGTACTCCACGAACTCCACCAGGTGCCCGTCGGGCGAGGTGCCGGAGAACACCAGGCCACTCTCGGCGATGCGGTCGCGGTAGGCGTTGTTGACCTCGTAGCGGTGCCGGTGGCGTTCGGAGACCTCGGTGGTGCCGTAGGCGCCCGCGACCACCGAATCCGGCAGCAGCACCGCCGGGTAGGCGCCCAGCCGCATGGTGCCGCCCAGATCGGCCTCGCCGGAGACGATCTCGCGCTGGTCGGCCATGGTCGAGATGACCGGGTTGGCGCCGTCGGGGTCAAACTCCTCGGATCCGGCATCGGTGATCCCGGCGGTGCGGGCGGCGTCGACGACGATGCACTGCAGGCCCAGGCACAGTCCCAGCAGCGGCACCCCGTGGGTGCGGGCGTAGCGGATGGCGCCGATCTTGCCCTCGATCCCGCGGATGCCGAACCCGCCGGGGATCAGGATTCCGTGCACGTCGCCCAGGGCGTGCAGCGCCCCGGCGTCGGTTTCGCACTCGTCGGAGGCGACCCACACCAGCTCCACCTTGGTGCGGTGTTTGAAGCCACCCGCGCGCAGCGCCTCAGCCACCGAGAGATAGGCATCCGACAGATCGATGTACTTGCCCACCAAGGCAATCCGCACGCTTTCCTGCGGATCGTGCACGCGCGACAGCAGGTCATCCCACTCCCGCCAGTCGACATCGCGGAACGGCAGATTGAGCCGGCGCACCACATAGGCGTCGAGTTCCTCGCGGTGCAGCACCTTGGGGATGTCGTAGATCGAGGGGGCGTCCGGGGTGGAGATCACGCCGTCCACGTCGACGTCGCACATCAGGGCGATCTTGTTCTTCAGCGGCTCCGGGACGTCGCGGTCGCACCGCAGGATCAGCGCGTCGGGGGTGATGCCGATGCTGCGCAGCGCGGCCACCGAATGCTGGGTCGGCTTGGTCTTCAGCTCGCCCGACGGCTTGAGGAACGGCACCAGGGAGACGTGCAGGAAGAAGCAGTTGTCCCGGCCCACCTCGTGGCGGACCTGGCGGGCCGCCTCCAGGAACGGCAGCGATTCGATGTCACCGACGGTGCCGCCGATCTCGGTGATCACCACGTCGGGCCGGCGGCCCTCGGCATCGGGTTCGGCCATCACCATGATGCGACGTTTGATCTCGTCGGTGATGTGCGGGATGACCTGCACGGTGTCGCCGTTGTAGTCGCCGCGACGTTCCTTGGCGATCACCGTCGAGTAGACCTGACCGGTGGTGACGTTCGCCGAGCCAGACAGGTCGCGGTCCAGGAAGCGTTCGTAGTGGCCGATGTCGAGATCGGTTTCCGCGCCGTCCTCGGTGACGAACACCTCGCCGTGCTGGAACGGGTTCATCGTCCCGGGGTCGACATTGAGATACGGGTCGAGCTTCTGCATGGTGACGGCCAGTCCACGAGCAGTCAGCAGCTGGCCCAGGCTGGAGGCCGTCAGGCCCTTACCCAGCGAGGACACCACCCCGCCGCTGACGAAGATGTGCTTGGTCGCCGTCTGCGAATGCTTGCGAAGCGATGGCACGAGCAAACCTCCGTGGTCCTACGATGCCGGGCAATGATTCACCTAGCCGGGCCTGCCGACCCACGGGAGTTCACCCTAACACCGTCGCGGACAACCCGGCGGCAACGCGCCGTCGCGGCTGCAGCGGGGAGGGTTACTGCGGCACGGTGACGCTGGTGGCGCCCTGGCCGACGCCGAACGCGCCGGGCTTGCCCCCGCCGATGAGTTCGGCCAGTGCCAGCACGGCGGTGATCCGGCCGGCTTCGCTGTCGATGTCGTCGACGCTGGTCACCGCCGCCGACATGCCCGGATCCGAGCGCAGCACAGCCACGGCGCCGGTCCCGGTCGCCGAACCGTCGCGGCCGGCCAGCACGGTGCCGAATCCGTGCGGCGCCATGCCCGCGGCGAACCGGGCCACCGTGGTGCCCTTGTTCCCGGCGTCGTCCCCCAGCGGCCCGCCGGTGACGATCAGCGCCGTGTCGGCGCCGCCGAAGGTCTTGCCCGGATAGCTGATGAAGCCGGTGTCGCGCAGCGCGGTGAGCACGATCTCACGCTGCGCGTCATCGACCTTCGGGGCTTCCGGGTTGCGGTCGTTGAGCAGGGCCAGGCCGAGTACATCCCCGGCCTGGGAGCCCTGGTCGACCAGGGTGGTCTGGCGCTGAGTGCCGGCCGGCAGCAGCACCGAGTTGACCACCGAGCTCAGCTTCTCGGCGGAGTTGGCGTCGACGAACTCGTCGGTGAGAGCGACCGTCGCGGACACCGTTCCGCCGGCCGTGGAGATGACCCGGCGCACGGCGTCGAGGTCGTCGTCCTTGGCATCGGGCGTGCGGAACAACACCACCGAGCGGTCCTTGAGCGCGTCTCGGACCATTCGCGGCGCCATCGCGGTGTTGAAATCATCTGCTGCGGAAAGTTTTTCGTTGATCGCGTTCTTCTGGTCGGTCAGCGTGTTGATCTGGCCGTGCAGGTCACGCTTTTCCTGGCGCATGCTCGACAGCAGCGTGTCCGACAGCAGCCCGGAACCGAGCACCACACCGACGGCGAGTGCGAGAAACACCGCCGCCAGCGAAATGGCATGCGAACGAAGCGAAATCACCAGAGAACCCCGACTCTTCCAGCGGTGTGACGAACTAGCTGACCAGGTGCTGGATCCACAGCGCGAAGCGGTTCCAATAGTCCGCGAGCCAGGTGAACACCACCGTGTCGGTGCGCGAGACCCACAGCGCCACGATGACGGCGATCAGCATCGCCAGCACCAGCATCGCCACCGCCCCGCCCGAGATCCGGCTGCGGTACAGGGTGGCCACGGCCTTGGCGTCGACCAGCTTCTCCCCCACCTTCAGCCGGGTCAGGAAGGTCGACGGGTTGCTGCGCTGGCGACTGCGGTCGAAGAATTCCTCGATGCTGGCGGTGTGGCCGGCGGTGACGATCAGC contains these protein-coding regions:
- a CDS encoding NUDIX domain-containing protein, yielding MAEHDFETLSSETLFVGKIFALRADQVLMPGGAVARREILEHYGAVAIVALDDDDQIVLVYQYRHAFGRRLWELPAGLLDLDGEAPELTAARELEEEAGLRAATWQVLVDADSTPGFTDESVRIFLATGLTEIGRPPGHDEEADLVVSRFPLAEAVAMVFDGRIVNALAVAGILAAWAVRTGAAQPRPVEAEWVDKPWRLAARRRETPQ
- a CDS encoding CTP synthase, with translation MPSLRKHSQTATKHIFVSGGVVSSLGKGLTASSLGQLLTARGLAVTMQKLDPYLNVDPGTMNPFQHGEVFVTEDGAETDLDIGHYERFLDRDLSGSANVTTGQVYSTVIAKERRGDYNGDTVQVIPHITDEIKRRIMVMAEPDAEGRRPDVVITEIGGTVGDIESLPFLEAARQVRHEVGRDNCFFLHVSLVPFLKPSGELKTKPTQHSVAALRSIGITPDALILRCDRDVPEPLKNKIALMCDVDVDGVISTPDAPSIYDIPKVLHREELDAYVVRRLNLPFRDVDWREWDDLLSRVHDPQESVRIALVGKYIDLSDAYLSVAEALRAGGFKHRTKVELVWVASDECETDAGALHALGDVHGILIPGGFGIRGIEGKIGAIRYARTHGVPLLGLCLGLQCIVVDAARTAGITDAGSEEFDPDGANPVISTMADQREIVSGEADLGGTMRLGAYPAVLLPDSVVAGAYGTTEVSERHRHRYEVNNAYRDRIAESGLVFSGTSPDGHLVEFVEYPADKHPFLVGTQAHPELKSRPTRPHPLFAAFIAAAIDYKAAERLPLENLELGTHRLAGAELDAVILEPDPRG
- a CDS encoding copper transporter is translated as MISLRSHAISLAAVFLALAVGVVLGSGLLSDTLLSSMRQEKRDLHGQINTLTDQKNAINEKLSAADDFNTAMAPRMVRDALKDRSVVLFRTPDAKDDDLDAVRRVISTAGGTVSATVALTDEFVDANSAEKLSSVVNSVLLPAGTQRQTTLVDQGSQAGDVLGLALLNDRNPEAPKVDDAQREIVLTALRDTGFISYPGKTFGGADTALIVTGGPLGDDAGNKGTTVARFAAGMAPHGFGTVLAGRDGSATGTGAVAVLRSDPGMSAAVTSVDDIDSEAGRITAVLALAELIGGGKPGAFGVGQGATSVTVPQ